Below is a window of Rattus norvegicus strain BN/NHsdMcwi chromosome 5, GRCr8, whole genome shotgun sequence DNA.
TTCCATACAACCAGACAGCAACACATTTGAGCTCCAATCAGTTGTTAGATTTTGACAACACACATCTGAACACATCACCCTGAGTGTGCCATCTAAGGTCCATCCAtatgactgtggtggtttgaatgagaaatgttacCCATAGATTCAGGTACTTGAATTTGACCCTCAacggtggtgctgtttgggagtggatggaacctttaggaggcagAGCCTTGCAGGGAAAGGTATGCCACTGGGGCTTGGGGGGGCTTTGATTGCTTATAATCTCACTCAGTTCCagtttgttctctctgctctgtgtTTGGGGGTAGAATGCTGTATGCAAAGCTTAGTGGGCCATGATAGTAAGAGTCAGGACAATAGCAGTACTGATGGAAATGCAGATGGTGGGGGCCCAGCTCAAGAGGATTCTGAAGGAAACAAAGTCTCTATCAGGAACTGGGATATGAGACCATTTCTGTGATAATCTGGCAAATAATCTGACTGCCTTGTGCCTGTGCTCTAAGAACTTGCCCAAGGCTAAGTTTAAAAGTaatgaactgattttttttttttaaggagtatTTTAAAGCAGTATAACATTGTGGCTGTGGCATGGTTAGTACCAATAACTCTTATGTGGGGCTGCAATGAAAAACAGcaaatgagaaagaaacaaacacaaaatgtacCATTTGGAGAGAAAAAGAGCACTAGGCAATTTAATTACAGCTAAGGCATGTGCTGAATGTGAGGCTGGGATTGATAGAGATTAGCACCATGAAGGGCCCACCTGGCTAAACTTCCAACTTGTGAAAGGAAAGAGCTGGAGATGTTGCTGCACCTAGAATGACCTTGACCCAGCACTTATGCAACCCCAGATGCCACCCTCCCACCATCCCAGTCCCTTACCCGAGACTACAAACCTGGACCTCTACCTCCACCTAGGACCCATGCTCCTTCGTACCTCAGTAACTTTCTCTAGAATGTTCTTCTCTACTTCCAGACCCTTCCTTTCAGACCCAGGGTATTCTATCTATCTTCCGATGTAGCCACAGACATTTGCTGATCTCTAGCCAGAACTCACCCCATGACCCCTGATCCTCAGAGATAAGATGAGCCAGGAAAGGTAAACTGAAGAGAGTTGGCTGAAAGTAGCCTCGGGTGGACTGGCTCCTGGGAAGGGAGTTCTGGTACAAGAAGGCTAGGGAGCGACCTCCTTTCGAGGGGGTGGCAAGACCTTCTACCTGCTTTCTCACATGCTTTCTCCAAAGTTCTTCCCAGCTATTATCCAATCACTATTTGCCACACAGCCCTGGAGTAACTGGGATGCGAGTGGCATTCTAAGGTCACATGTAGATGTAAGGAAGTCGCCTTCCTTTAAAAATCTAGGAACGCCAAAGTCATCCttagtcattatttttaaacccTAAGGAAAAAACTATGGAAGCCAAAGTGCTACAAGCAAGAAAATCACTGTGTATAGACCTCCCTGCTATGGCCTGTCTATCTGAGTGGCTGGTCTGAGAGACCACACTGGGCAGCTTGAGACGAGAGGGTTCAAGTTAAAATGGTGCCATGAACATAGAATATGGAACCACTTTCAAGCCCTCTCAGTAGAGGACAATGTGTCAACTCCTTCCACCTCAGGCACCAGGattggaaatgaaaaaaacatgAGCCAGAGAGACCAAAAGGCAGGCATGACTGGCTACAGGAAGGCCTGTTTGGTAAGACCTGTTCACCTGTGCTCAGCCATGTGTAGAGAAGCAGGACTGATCTGAGAAAGGACTCTTCAACCCACTATGTAGCCAGGGCACTACCTTGCTGCAAGATATACCAGGCTCTGTCTACCTACCTCTCTCACCCATATTCCTCCAAAGATGGTGACTCCTCTCGTCACTCTGGTAACAACTCAGCCTCATGCAGAGTGCCTCACCAATTCTGAACGTACCAAATCCTCTGATCTGCAGGAACTCTCAACTTCCATTGTGAAAGGGAGAGTTCCTTGATGATCATACTTTGAGATCCTAGTACCACCTACCTGCCCCCATGTAAGAGGACTTGGGGGAACACAACCACTTAGGCCCTGCGGCACAGGAGTCTTGATAAATTCTGCCTCCCCCATTTTCAGATGTGTTATTAATGCAGGTCTCCTGACTTTCCTAGTCCTCGGTTTTCTACTCTGGGAAGTAGGACTGCtttgaggattaaatgagatgaTACATAAGGCACTTGGCGTACTGGCTGCCAAAAAACAGCTTTTTCTGCTATAAATAATTATTCTGTGATGATGTCACTGCTTCCTCACTTGCTGGTTCTCAATTTACACCTCCTCTCACTGTGAGGAGTCAAGGTTTCCCTGTGAGGATTTGCCCCAACTGCAAACTACCAAGAACAAGAACTGCTTTCCATAGGAAGGGCAgtgaaggcagaggaagaaactGGAATCAATACGTTGGGCCATGGGTTCAACTCTAACCCCCACATCACCCATCTGCCTCACTGACTAAGCTCTCAAGTGACAGCCGATGTAAGGACAGCCTGGGGATTCTAGGTGTGTTGAGGGTGTGCAAACCAAATTACACTTGAGAAGTATTTCAAACTTCAATCCTTAGTAGTTGTAATTCATCTCCAAATTACTGGAGTTTTACCAAGATGGCATCTTTTAAGTTTACACCAAGCTTAAACATAGGAAGGTTTCTTTTAGCATGTTTTAGAAACATGGGAGGTATAGATACATATTATTGCTCTTCAGTTGGGAGGAGCTTTCCCTCCCGTATGGGTTCTGCGGTGGGCACTGAAGTGGGAGCTGTTGTTGAAGTCTTTGCCACATTCTGTGCACTTGTAGGGTTTCTCCCCGGTGTGGATCCTCTGGTGAATATTGAGACTGGAACTCTGGTTAAAGCACTTTCCACACTCTCTGCACTTATACGGCTTCTCTCCTGTGTGAATTCTCTGGTGGGTGATGAGGTTGGACCGGTCTCTGAAGAACTTTCCACACTCCGGGCACTTGTAGGGCTTCTCTCCCGTGTGGACCCTATGGTGGGTGATGAGCTTGGAACGCTCGCTGAAGCACTTTCCACAGTCCGCACACTTATGTGGCTTCTCACCGGTGTGAGTTCGTAGGTGGTTAGCCAGGCTGGAGCTCTTACTGAAGCTCCTCCCACACTCCACACACTCGTATGGCTTCTCGCCTGTGTGGATTCTCTGGTGACTCATGAGGGCAGAGTTCTTAGAGAAGCACCTTCCACATTCAGGGCACGGGTACAGCTTCTCCCCTGAGTTGGGGTGACAGGCTCCAGGAGAGTCTGCACCCATGCTGATATTCTGAGGTTGTTTAGGTCTCTCCCGTGTAGAATCTCTCCAGTAAGCACTAAATGATGGACTTTGGCCAAAGTCCTCCCCAGGCTCATTTCGCTGGTCAGGAGTTCCTTGCAAGTGGATGCGCTGAGGTTTCAGTCGGTTTGAGCTCTCGGTGAAACTTTTCCAACACACCCCATATTTATAGGGCTTTTCCCCTGTGTGCGTTCTCTGGTGGGTGATGAGGTTAGAGGGGTCATTGAAGCTCTTCCCACACTCCAGGCATCTGTAAGGCTTCTCTCCAACATGGATTCTCTGGTGGGTACTGAGGTTGGCATGGTCACTAAAACTCTTCCCAGTGTCCAGACACTTGTAGGGCTTTTCACCTGCATGGATCCGTTGGGGGGCAAAGCAATGCACTTTCCGACTGAAGCTCTTCACATGTGTGTCACATCTGTAGGGTTCCTCTGTGAGGTATAGGCCTTGGTGGTCAATGAGTTTTTCTAAGTCCTCCTCAGAAGAGCACTCGTCCCATGGGAGAGTGTTCCTCCACTCCCCCTCGTCTCCATTCTCATGGTCCTCCCTCCAGCCGTGAGGCTGGCAAACAGCTTCTCTGGTGTATCTTGACAAGGCTCCAGGCGAATCCCCCAAATCATCCCGCTCTGAAATCTGGTATTCATCCTCAGGCTTCAACTCAAAACCTGAAAGAACAGACAGAAGTGGAAGGTTTGTTCACTCATTGGCTAGCGCTAACATAACTATATCATGTGTCTTGTCGATTTGGCTAGTACAGATTTATATATTATAGCCCGCAGCTTATAAATGTGAGCAGCACGAAAGCTAGCAAGTTTTTGTGTAAACATGTGCTTCTAGCCCAGAAATGGCTAGCCCCATCCTCCACCCCAGAGACCATGAAGCCTGGCTCTCCTCCCCAGCCATTCCTCTGACGTCTGTATTCAATAATGAACAGCTCTTCTCGTCCTCCAGCACATCAAACAGGCCCCATGTCAACAATCAGTTCCATAGTAACCCAGGTGTGTCCCGGTAAAGGCTGGCCTGGCCACCCAGAGTGTAGGCCAGCACTAACCATGATGGCATATGACAGTGTCCACGCGGTGCACGGGCTTTTCCTGCTTGATCATATTCAATCTTTTggctcagagacaaagaggatTCCTAAAGGGCTCTATAGACCCGAGCACTGCAAACATGCTTGCCCTTCCcccactgcctctgccttggTAAACTGAAAGATCGCATTCCTACAGCTGCCCTCCAAGGTCTAGTCTGTTAATTTGGCCTCTTCCTCCTACTAAGGCTGACCACTAAGGTCCAGTATTGGTTCAAAGGTTTAAAGTATttaagtccagcaatcaaaaggtCCCTTTGGCTCATCTAATTagcatgcccaattaaaattaaatgccTCATCCTAATGGGGTTTCCCCTTGTACCTCTAGaaaccatttgcctatgggccatgtctgtctcctctctatcaaGAGGCAGTGTTTTGTCCCTTTCTCCCCACACCTTGTTTCTTATCCTCTCATCCATCTTCtatcttctgtctttgtttcttaccccctgccctctgtccctctggagCAAATAAATCTCCTATGTGCTGAGAATTCGGTCTTGGGGTGTTCTGTGCCCATTCTGGTCCTTTCAGCCCCCATCTTTGTACCAGGCTGCAGATTGTGCCAACACCCAGTGACGCCAGCTCACCTACCTGGAGTCTGGGAATCTGGAGTCAGAAGTCTAATGGCACCCGCGTCTTCCATCTCGCCCCAGGCCTCTTGGTCATCAGCCTCAGTACCGCTCTGCCCAGGTCCAGGAAGACCTATGGCCTCTCCTACCGTCTCCATGGCCCTGATCACAGTCCGAGCCCTCATCAGTGAGTCCATCTCCTCATAGAAAGGGCAGATTCCCGGTGGACGACTGCTCTTGGCTTTCCTGTAGCTTCGAAGAAGGTTTTTGAATCTGTAGCGGCACTGCTCCAGTGTCCGCAGGAAACCCAGTGCCCGCAGCCGCTCCGCAATGGCCCGGTATATCTGGCTGTTCTGGTGACAGGTACGAAGCTTTTCCGAGAAGGGGGACTCACTGAGGATTGCCAGAAAGACCTTGGTCTCTTCGAAGCCCCAGTGCATGCCTGCTGTCAGAAGTGAAGAGTTCAGACGTGTGAGACTTGAGAGCTTTCCCTAGGTCATTAGGACTGGGGTCACCTGCACTCCTACATGTATAGAACACAGATCTCAGAAACTGTCCAAGGACCTGGGAACACAAACTTCTTCTCAGGGACATGCTAGGGAAGTGGGCAAGGCATCCTCTCTCACCATTTCAAGAGCCAGTCTTGCTGAAGGAGAGGCATGGCGACCAAGCTTTAGCAACTGCATCAAGTGACCCACCTCCTTGGCTTCAGCTGACGACTGACTATCACCCATGAGATTCTCCCTGCACTCACTCAAAATGCATCCCTGTCTCCTTTGGGGGTCCTCCTTTCAACACTATATGGAATCTGAGAATCCCCAAGGATCAGAGACGTAAATGGACCTTGAGGAAGTAACCAGGTGGCAGACCATACCTGAGGATGTGCTTTCCTCATTGGTCAAAGAAGGAAAGGGCCAGGGGGCAGTCTCCATTCAGGTAAGTGATGTAACCCAAGGAGGCAGCAGGGGAAAGAGGTGCAGGGGGAGGGGCTACATGAAAACAGGCAGCGACCCAGGTTCTGCTCCTGCTTATGTGGTTTCCCAAGCTTCAGATGGCTGCCAGTGACTCTCCCTTTGCAAGATTAGGTGTTTGCCACACAGTGAGTGACTGTCAAGGCTACGCTGTGGGTTTCTTCTCTACACTCTAGTATTTCACCCACTCTTTCTTATCCCAGACCTGCTATCTGAGAATTAACGGGCTGTTCTCACACACACTAAGAGAAACACACCTGGTTCACTCAGGTGCCACCTGGGAGTGACTCCCTTTGGAAGCAACTGGACTCTCTCCAGGCCTAGCAAGGCTTCGGGGTTATTTGCTCCTACAACTAAGAGGCGCAGTGCATTGAAGATTGAGTCTGAGGAGGGCCCAGGTACTTGGCACCTCCCTCTAGCGTCAGTGATCCAACTCATAGGCTGGGCTCTAATCTTAGGAGGCAGCAACCTGGCTGGTATTCATCCAGTTAAACGCCATGTTCTTACCAATACGGCTCTGGAGCAGAGCTGGGCCCCCTGCAATCCTGGGCCCGTGAATGGACTCCTCGGCGGCCAGACCAGAACCACTGCAGTCCTGCGTTGCCTCCTCAGACTCCCAGCTCCCTTCGTCTTGGTCATCCATCTCAGTGTCGCTGTCACCCAGCCTGGCGAGTGCTACCGCCTCTCCTGGCCCACCTGTGGTTCTTCTGATGGCTGTCCGAGCCCTCACCAGGGCCTCCAGCTCCTCGTAGAAGGGGCAGGTCCCTGGTGGACGACTGTTCTTGGCCTTCCGGTAATTCCGTAGCAGGTTTTTGACCCTATAGCGGCACTGCTCCAGAGTCCGCAGGAAGCCCCGTGCTCTCAGCCGCTCGGCAATGGCCCGGTATACCTGGCGGTTCTGGTGACAAGTCTGgagcttctcagagaagggggacTCACTTAAGATGGCCAGGAAAGCCTTGGTTTCCTCATAGCCCCAGTGCACACCTGACACCTTCATGTCCTCCGTGCCCCATTGGCATGGCTCGACCCAGGCCCTTGCGTCTGCCTGGGCTGCTCCCCGGGCTGCCTTGTCTTGCTCACTGTCCACGCTACCATCTGCGGCGCTCCCAGTCCCAAAATTTAGAAGGCTCAGACCCAAAGTCTCTGCTCCTTGCTCGTGCTGGGAGGCGACACTTGGCTTTGAAGCTGGAACTCCTACACAAAAGGAAGGACAGAAATGACTGAGTAAATGACCCTGTCAGAATGTGTTTCTCTAAACTGTTCCTGAAACTCACGCCCTTCTCCTCAAAGAGGCCGATGAGAAATTCCCACCATCTCCCTAGGGAGAGGTGCTCAGGAGACACGGGGTCCTCGCCAAAAATGAAGGGGACCTGCCAGCTCGTCATCCGAGGTGATGTTATTCATATGTTCCATGAAATACATCGTACAACGGGGTGGCTAGCATGGACCCGCAGTTGACAAACCCAGGCCCCCAAACAACCCCATCAGACTCAACTCACtggtggagggaaggggagaggggtgaGAGAGGGCGAGCGAGAATGAATGTAGAGCCAGAGAGCATCGCTGAGCTAACAGGGAGTGTGCCTGGAAAGCTCGTCCTCTGGGCTCCTAACAATGTAGCTGGTCTAGAGGAAGACCTTCCCAGAAGCACCTGGTCCTCACAAAGCAGAAAGCAAGCCTTTTCCTTACAGTAAATGTTTGAGGCGATCTAGATAAAGAATTTGGGTGTAAAGCCTTTTCAGGGTATTCTAATTCAGCATTTTGGTTCATTTAGGCAAGCACTATTGGGGTCCCACTGTCCAGTAAGTGGCCCTCAGACTTCTAGTCTAAGCCTATCCCAAGTTAACCTGTCACAACCTTCCCTGTTTCCCCCCATTTGTGTgtcaccctccctctctccatccaggGAAGGGCCTTTTAGCGTGACTTTCTGTATGGGTGGCCTTCAGAGAAAGGTGTGCTGGTCATATGAGCTTTGACCATTTAGAAGCCCTTGATACTCACTTTTCTCCTGACCTCAGTTTACAGGAGTCTGCCCCCAAGAGGAGTTCTGAACTTTTGAGACAGATGGCCTGGTCCAGTTCCGGACCAAGGAGACTGCACCCAGGTCATGAGCCCCAGCAGGGCCAGCTCTAGGAAATAGCATGCAGCCCCCATTCCAACCTGCAGACTCTCTATACTGGTGGCTACAAGGGATgggtcttcttcctcctctgaaaGTCCAGAGAGGGCAGAGCTCTGGTTCTAAGGAAATGGCAACCCCTCTCTTAGAACTGAGTGTACCAGAAACAGGCCAGTTGGCCCCGGGAGCAGACGACACTTTCCTTACCCAGGCATGCACTGTTCCCACAATCCTCTCCTTCGGGGTCCTGGCAGGGCTCCTCCTGGGCTTGTCTACTGGGGCTCAGGGTTTCCtgtgacacagacacagaggaccTTAAATATCAATGACACTTTAGAAACAGCCCGAGAACCTGACCAGACCTAAGAGAGATCGCTACAGCCATGTGTGGGGACAGCATCACAGTCAGTGAGTAGCAGCAGGTCCAGTGGGGCAAGGGTTAACTCTATGCTCTGTACCCCTCTGAAGAGGCTTGAGTTGGGGGGCAGGCACAGCAAGAGGATGAcatgaaaaataaagaagtcaTTTACCTGGGACTTGGCTGCCATCTCCCAATCTCCAGCGCTCGCCATCTTTGGAACACTTGGGGCTTGGGGTGTGAAGACAGCTGAAGAAGACAGCAATGCCGTGAGGTAAAAGCCTCGGTTTTCCGAAACCACTTCCTTCTGAGACACAGCTTCCCAAAGGTCACGATGGGATCACACCAAGGGTGCCACATGCCCGCCACACACTTGCCATTTCACTTCCTTTAGAGGATGGGACTCCTAAGCTGccttcatgtaccatgtgtgagGTACCAGTTCCCATCCTGTGAGCAGCACCCACCCACTGCCACGCCAGCACCTTCTGTAGAACTCCCCCTAGTGGGGCATGCTACAAGCATCCTGTTTCACAGAGCTTCTTAACTTTACTGCTCAGTAACAACATCCATCAGACATTTATCCCACCTTGTACCTTCAATTCTACATGTCCTTTCCCCCACGTCCCAAGCCCATCCCTTGGGAGGAAAGGCCTCATTCTCTTACGTGTCCATATCCTTGGCACTTACCACTCTCTTTCAAGGACTCAGGTGGCATCTTGGAAAGGCCAGGATGTGTCTTCTCCACCCTCTGTTTCTGGGGCTGTCTCTCAGAGCAGTGGGCCACTGGCTGCAGCTGGAACCTCTGGAACTCCTGAACTGCTTCAAAGGACCTGGTGTCTTCAGTGCACAGCTCCAGACCCTACACACAAAGTTAAGACTTCCAACCGTCAGATCCCAAGGTCCCTTCAGTGAGATAGGAATGTTACTTTGAGTATGAATGTGTTCCGCGGGGTTAACAGATTCTTAAGATCCAAAGAGGGTTTTAACACAGTAAGAAAGCTAGCTATCAGACTGACCTCAGAATACAAATTGGCATTTATACTACCAAATGAGGTCTATCTTGTTGAATTCTGGGGAGGCTACACTAGTATTTCAAGCAGGTGATCACTATTCAAAGTGTTCTTGATTCCCAGAGGCAAATTACATAAAAATTTgtgacattaaaaataatttataagccTATGTATATGCCTGCTTGCCTCTTAAGTCATTAAAATCGATGGGGAAAGTGCACTAGACACAAAGACAATCCTCTCTCTCCACCCAGCCCTCCAGATGCTGCCATAGCACAGCAAAGACTTTAACCCCTTGGACCCGAACTGTCAACACAGAAGAAAGGCAGATTCGACTGACAATGGAGAGGTATGAGACAACCATGAGGACCATCTTGAGATTCTCATCCAGTAAGTAAAGAGCTTAGAAGTCGTCCTCTGCCTCAGCAAGAAGTAAGTTGAGCAAAACTCAAAGCTCTTAGGTCCAGCAGAGAAGCGAGGCCACAACACCTATGCCTGCCCTCAAGGCTGGAGACGTAAGAGAGGTGACGTCACTGAAGCAGAGACCTCTGAAGGGACCAGTGCCAGCAGGAAAGCCCTACAGCTGGAGGCACAGTGCAAGCAACCTGAGTCAGCTCCAGGAGACCCAGTCACTCACAAGGACAGGTGAGCTTTACTGAGTATTACTTCCAAGAGTTCTACCCTTCCTCACAATGAGGGGAAAAGCACGGCAAAGTCCCCTCATGCTTCTGCAGGGTAGGGTGGGGCAGGGCCAGGAACCATGGTGAAACACACCAGTGTACTCTGTGAGCAATGCTCGCCAGACCACAACCTACTTTACATAAAGGAGCCACCCAATCCATTCCCCACTGTTCTGCACAGGTGACAGACACTTTTCTAgcagcctgccccacctgaaaGAGGAAGTCTGAGAAATACTGATGAAGTTCAGAGTCCAGAGCACAGGCTAATCACAGGGCTATAGATTGCCCACTAGACATACTCTGCCACTATATTATAAAAGACTTATTTAGATAGCTCCTTCCACCTGAGACATCATATGCTATCTTTTAACCAAAACTTGCAAGGCACACTAAAAGGCAAGCGACATTTTGAAGAGCAATAAACATGAACCAGTGTCAGATGGCAGGAAGATGGGATTCTCAAaccacaaaacttaaaaatagtAGCCCAAGTGCCAGTGGTCTAAACACACTAACTATCTGGCATGGTGACTCTCGTCTACAATCCTGGCAGTtggggaactgaggcaggagggttgcacGTTTGAGGCCGGCTGGATTGTACtataaaaccctatctcaaagacaAATAAAGAAACCAACTAAAAGACCAAGATTGTCTTTGTAACTAAAAAGTCCACTTTAAATACAAAGACATCTTGTAGATAAAAAGCAAAGGGAGTAAGAGATCCTAATTTAACGCTAACCAAAAGAAAGTGGGCTGGGAGATGCCTAACAGTTACAGTTCTTGACACACAAGCAGTTCAGGTCAACCTCGGATCTCCAGAGCCCATGTAAATACAGGCTGATCACGGTGGCCTGTCTGTAATGCCagcttcaggaggcagagactggggaTCCCAAGAGCAAGCAAGATTAGCTTTATCCACAGAAGAGACTCCACCTCAATGAATAAGATATGAAAGTGGTTAAAGATGATTCCTGGCCCCAACCTCAAGCCTCCAAGCacacccccctccacacacacacacacacacacacacacacacacacacacacgcatgcacaagcacatacgcacacatataagcacacatgcaaacatgcatgcataccacACAAGTGCACATGAAGGAGGGTAGAGTAGGAAAAGCTGTATTAATTTCAGAACAGCAGACTTCAGAGCAAGAGAAGTTCCCAGGGATGAAAAGTGGTAGTTATGATATGAGGGCCAACAGTCTACAAAGGCATAATAATTCCCAATCCACGTAAAGATTACACACGC
It encodes the following:
- the Zscan20 gene encoding zinc finger and SCAN domain-containing protein 20 isoform X3 yields the protein MPFGSCGLRGRVPGLAAPGLCVPAFPARAREHFRPVVNLGEQSLPRSTHRQCRKPPDEDDPAKVEHPGQMMAVASPPPEPEDLLIVKLEEDSWGSRSRPEESSHSSVPGPEVSRLCFRQFQYQDAAGPHEAFSQLWALCCRWLRPELRLKEQILELLVLEQFLSILPREVQTWVQARHPESGEEAVALVEDWHREAWAAGQQGLELCTEDTRSFEAVQEFQRFQLQPVAHCSERQPQKQRVEKTHPGLSKMPPESLKESAVFTPQAPSVPKMASAGDWEMAAKSQETLSPSRQAQEEPCQDPEGEDCGNSACLGVPASKPSVASQHEQGAETLGLSLLNFGTGSAADGSVDSEQDKAARGAAQADARAWVEPCQWGTEDMKVSGVHWGYEETKAFLAILSESPFSEKLQTCHQNRQVYRAIAERLRARGFLRTLEQCRYRVKNLLRNYRKAKNSRPPGTCPFYEELEALVRARTAIRRTTGGPGEAVALARLGDSDTEMDDQDEGSWESEEATQDCSGSGLAAEESIHGPRIAGGPALLQSRIAGMHWGFEETKVFLAILSESPFSEKLRTCHQNSQIYRAIAERLRALGFLRTLEQCRYRFKNLLRSYRKAKSSRPPGICPFYEEMDSLMRARTVIRAMETVGEAIGLPGPGQSGTEADDQEAWGEMEDAGAIRLLTPDSQTPGFELKPEDEYQISERDDLGDSPGALSRYTREAVCQPHGWREDHENGDEGEWRNTLPWDECSSEEDLEKLIDHQGLYLTEEPYRCDTHVKSFSRKVHCFAPQRIHAGEKPYKCLDTGKSFSDHANLSTHQRIHVGEKPYRCLECGKSFNDPSNLITHQRTHTGEKPYKYGVCWKSFTESSNRLKPQRIHLQGTPDQRNEPGEDFGQSPSFSAYWRDSTRERPKQPQNISMGADSPGACHPNSGEKLYPCPECGRCFSKNSALMSHQRIHTGEKPYECVECGRSFSKSSSLANHLRTHTGEKPHKCADCGKCFSERSKLITHHRVHTGEKPYKCPECGKFFRDRSNLITHQRIHTGEKPYKCRECGKCFNQSSSLNIHQRIHTGEKPYKCTECGKDFNNSSHFSAHRRTHTGGKAPPN
- the Zscan20 gene encoding zinc finger and SCAN domain-containing protein 20 isoform X2, producing the protein MPFGSCGLRGRVPGLAAPGLCVPAFPARAREHFRPVVKWVSLWVSLGGGWGAAETQALGWRLWSLGEQSLPRSTHRQCRKPPDEDDPAKVEHPGQMMAVASPPPEPEDLLIVKLEEDSWGSRSRPEESSHSSVPGPEVSRLCFRQFQYQDAAGPHEAFSQLWALCCRWLRPELRLKEQILELLVLEQFLSILPREVQTWVQARHPESGEEAVALVEDWHREAWAAGQQGLELCTEDTRSFEAVQEFQRFQLQPVAHCSERQPQKQRVEKTHPGLSKMPPESLKESAVFTPQAPSVPKMASAGDWEMAAKSQETLSPSRQAQEEPCQDPEGEDCGNSACLGVPASKPSVASQHEQGAETLGLSLLNFGTGSAADGSVDSEQDKAARGAAQADARAWVEPCQWGTEDMKVSGVHWGYEETKAFLAILSESPFSEKLQTCHQNRQVYRAIAERLRARGFLRTLEQCRYRVKNLLRNYRKAKNSRPPGTCPFYEELEALVRARTAIRRTTGGPGEAVALARLGDSDTEMDDQDEGSWESEEATQDCSGSGLAAEESIHGPRIAGGPALLQSRIGMHWGFEETKVFLAILSESPFSEKLRTCHQNSQIYRAIAERLRALGFLRTLEQCRYRFKNLLRSYRKAKSSRPPGICPFYEEMDSLMRARTVIRAMETVGEAIGLPGPGQSGTEADDQEAWGEMEDAGAIRLLTPDSQTPGFELKPEDEYQISERDDLGDSPGALSRYTREAVCQPHGWREDHENGDEGEWRNTLPWDECSSEEDLEKLIDHQGLYLTEEPYRCDTHVKSFSRKVHCFAPQRIHAGEKPYKCLDTGKSFSDHANLSTHQRIHVGEKPYRCLECGKSFNDPSNLITHQRTHTGEKPYKYGVCWKSFTESSNRLKPQRIHLQGTPDQRNEPGEDFGQSPSFSAYWRDSTRERPKQPQNISMGADSPGACHPNSGEKLYPCPECGRCFSKNSALMSHQRIHTGEKPYECVECGRSFSKSSSLANHLRTHTGEKPHKCADCGKCFSERSKLITHHRVHTGEKPYKCPECGKFFRDRSNLITHQRIHTGEKPYKCRECGKCFNQSSSLNIHQRIHTGEKPYKCTECGKDFNNSSHFSAHRRTHTGGKAPPN
- the Zscan20 gene encoding zinc finger and SCAN domain-containing protein 20 isoform X1; its protein translation is MPFGSCGLRGRVPGLAAPGLCVPAFPARAREHFRPVVKWVSLWVSLGGGWGAAETQALGWRLWSLGEQSLPRSTHRQCRKPPDEDDPAKVEHPGQMMAVASPPPEPEDLLIVKLEEDSWGSRSRPEESSHSSVPGPEVSRLCFRQFQYQDAAGPHEAFSQLWALCCRWLRPELRLKEQILELLVLEQFLSILPREVQTWVQARHPESGEEAVALVEDWHREAWAAGQQGLELCTEDTRSFEAVQEFQRFQLQPVAHCSERQPQKQRVEKTHPGLSKMPPESLKESAVFTPQAPSVPKMASAGDWEMAAKSQETLSPSRQAQEEPCQDPEGEDCGNSACLGVPASKPSVASQHEQGAETLGLSLLNFGTGSAADGSVDSEQDKAARGAAQADARAWVEPCQWGTEDMKVSGVHWGYEETKAFLAILSESPFSEKLQTCHQNRQVYRAIAERLRARGFLRTLEQCRYRVKNLLRNYRKAKNSRPPGTCPFYEELEALVRARTAIRRTTGGPGEAVALARLGDSDTEMDDQDEGSWESEEATQDCSGSGLAAEESIHGPRIAGGPALLQSRIAGMHWGFEETKVFLAILSESPFSEKLRTCHQNSQIYRAIAERLRALGFLRTLEQCRYRFKNLLRSYRKAKSSRPPGICPFYEEMDSLMRARTVIRAMETVGEAIGLPGPGQSGTEADDQEAWGEMEDAGAIRLLTPDSQTPGFELKPEDEYQISERDDLGDSPGALSRYTREAVCQPHGWREDHENGDEGEWRNTLPWDECSSEEDLEKLIDHQGLYLTEEPYRCDTHVKSFSRKVHCFAPQRIHAGEKPYKCLDTGKSFSDHANLSTHQRIHVGEKPYRCLECGKSFNDPSNLITHQRTHTGEKPYKYGVCWKSFTESSNRLKPQRIHLQGTPDQRNEPGEDFGQSPSFSAYWRDSTRERPKQPQNISMGADSPGACHPNSGEKLYPCPECGRCFSKNSALMSHQRIHTGEKPYECVECGRSFSKSSSLANHLRTHTGEKPHKCADCGKCFSERSKLITHHRVHTGEKPYKCPECGKFFRDRSNLITHQRIHTGEKPYKCRECGKCFNQSSSLNIHQRIHTGEKPYKCTECGKDFNNSSHFSAHRRTHTGGKAPPN